The Streptomyces sp. NBC_01197 genome window below encodes:
- a CDS encoding cytochrome c oxidase assembly protein, which produces MNLPDLTFSRFPAMWQLDGPALLLVLVLGGLYGWGVVRLRRGGEQWSTGRTAVFALLGLGTIVVATMSALAVYDEVLFWPAAVQNILLDLIAPLGLALGDPLSLACRALPERPSARLRRAVTGKFARLLAFPLVSSLLVLVSELCVYFTPYFETALRHGALHQLMYLQLLLVGSLFVLPVLTEEALLPSWCSHPVRAAMVFFDGLIDAVPGIVVMTSGTLIAGTWYAQHSPAWAPDVQRDQQIGGGAMITLAELVGVPFLLVIFVQWVRSERARTVALDRRLDAELIPAATSAAPVPSSTSAVSPAASSVAAQESPAEPERVRPWWESDGGIVGDRMRQGRRP; this is translated from the coding sequence ATGAACCTGCCGGATCTGACCTTTTCCCGGTTCCCGGCCATGTGGCAGCTCGACGGTCCGGCTCTGCTGCTGGTCCTGGTTCTGGGCGGGCTCTACGGCTGGGGAGTGGTGCGGCTGCGGCGGGGCGGCGAGCAGTGGTCCACGGGCCGTACGGCCGTCTTCGCCCTGCTGGGTCTCGGCACGATCGTGGTGGCCACGATGTCGGCGCTCGCCGTCTACGACGAGGTGCTGTTCTGGCCGGCCGCCGTGCAGAACATCCTGCTCGACCTGATCGCCCCGCTCGGCCTGGCGCTCGGCGACCCGCTGTCGCTGGCCTGCCGTGCGCTGCCGGAGCGCCCGTCGGCCCGCCTGCGCCGTGCGGTGACCGGCAAGTTCGCCCGGCTCCTGGCTTTCCCCCTGGTCAGTTCGCTGCTGGTCCTGGTGTCGGAGCTCTGTGTGTACTTCACGCCGTACTTCGAGACCGCGCTGCGCCATGGCGCGCTGCACCAGCTGATGTATTTGCAACTCCTGCTCGTCGGGTCCCTCTTCGTGCTGCCTGTCCTCACCGAGGAGGCGCTGCTGCCCAGCTGGTGCAGCCATCCGGTGCGGGCCGCGATGGTCTTCTTCGACGGGCTCATCGACGCGGTCCCCGGCATCGTGGTGATGACCAGCGGCACACTGATCGCGGGCACCTGGTACGCCCAGCACTCCCCCGCCTGGGCGCCCGATGTGCAGCGGGACCAGCAGATCGGCGGCGGCGCGATGATCACGCTCGCCGAGCTGGTCGGGGTGCCCTTCCTGCTGGTGATCTTTGTGCAGTGGGTACGTTCCGAACGGGCCAGGACAGTGGCGCTCGACCGCCGCCTGGACGCCGAGCTGATCCCTGCCGCGACCAGCGCCGCGCCGGTTCCGTCCAGCACCTCGGCCGTGTCCCCGGCGGCGTCCTCGGTCGCCGCGCAGGAGAGCCCGGCCGAGCCCGAGCGGGTCCGTCCCTGGTGGGAGTCCGACGGCGGGATCGTCGGTGACCGGATGCGCCAGGGCCGCCGTCCATAG